A genomic stretch from Dissulfurispira thermophila includes:
- a CDS encoding cytidylyltransferase domain-containing protein: MKVLGIIPARGGSKRIPNKNIYPLGGIPLICHCLRIAKKSPSIDRLVVSTEDLAIAEVAKKEGVEIIKRPVELAQDNTPTLPVIKHVINELDKTGFHADIILTIQPTYPFITVDNIEKAIRVFFEIDDIDSVTTVKKAPFHYHPYNARKINKDGTISFMFPEEKKRCPNSQSAPPVYFFGNLYASKRATIFEKDSLYGERSFPVEVSNIEGFDIDDMFDMEMAEWLLTRKR, from the coding sequence ATGAAGGTCTTGGGAATAATTCCGGCAAGAGGCGGCTCAAAAAGGATACCTAATAAAAACATCTATCCACTGGGAGGCATTCCCCTTATATGCCATTGTCTGAGAATAGCTAAAAAAAGTCCTTCCATTGACAGACTTGTTGTTTCAACAGAAGACTTGGCTATAGCAGAGGTTGCTAAAAAAGAGGGTGTCGAGATTATCAAGAGACCTGTTGAATTGGCTCAGGATAATACTCCAACACTGCCTGTGATAAAGCATGTGATTAATGAACTGGATAAGACAGGTTTTCATGCTGATATTATCCTTACGATTCAGCCTACATATCCTTTTATAACAGTGGATAACATAGAGAAGGCTATAAGAGTTTTTTTTGAAATCGATGATATTGACTCAGTAACAACAGTTAAAAAGGCACCTTTTCACTATCATCCTTATAATGCAAGAAAGATAAATAAAGACGGTACAATCTCTTTTATGTTTCCTGAAGAAAAAAAGAGATGCCCCAACAGTCAATCTGCACCACCTGTCTATTTTTTCGGAAACCTCTATGCATCTAAAAGGGCTACGATATTCGAAAAAGACTCTCTTTATGGCGAAAGATCTTTTCCTGTAGAAGTTAGTAATATCGAGGGTTTTGATATTGATGATATGTTTGACATGGAAATGGCTGAGTGGCTGTTGACAAGAAAGAGATAA
- the mrdA gene encoding penicillin-binding protein 2 encodes MIVKRIQLGSYIIIGILLILCFRLWQLQILDSDKYKRLSEDNRLRILKTPAPRGIIYDRNGTPLVKNIPFFSVSITTDNFKGIDIDSLSAILGLSKKEVEEKLYRKDNSPFVPVKLKQGLTFEEIARIEARRSDFPGLFVETDVGREYLFGKVGAHIIGYLGKITSSQLNNPELRHFPPDALIGQWGVEALFDSQLRGIPGERIIEVDALGRELRKIQERPPVKGTDINLSIDINIQKAVEDAFGDKAGALVAIKPDSGEILALESLPSFDPNVFSMGITANAWKSLMEDKKKPMLNRAIQSQYPPGSTFKIITAIAALEEGVINLDAKVNCTGGINYGRWTFGCWKKGGHGLVDFHRAIVESCDVYFYELGKRLGIDRIYKYATAFGLGKETGIDLMPVKEKRGLIPNTEWKKQKKHLPWYLGDTFISSIGQGFITATPMQMALMTATFANGGKIYKPSLIKNNQSLQGIIPLRQETIKIIKEALSGVVNEPNGTAQGAKSFLTVVAGKTGTAQVVGKKKGLSGERFTDHAWFVAFAPVDRPEIAISVFVEHGGSGGAVAAPIAKRAIEAYLKGQKPRVTSQDPRSRNQELQHGEN; translated from the coding sequence ATGATCGTAAAGAGAATACAATTAGGCTCTTACATTATTATTGGGATATTATTAATCTTGTGCTTTCGTCTCTGGCAGCTTCAGATACTTGACAGCGATAAATACAAAAGGCTGTCAGAAGACAATAGATTGCGTATATTAAAGACCCCTGCACCGAGAGGCATTATATATGATAGAAACGGGACACCTCTCGTAAAAAATATCCCCTTTTTTAGTGTTTCCATAACTACTGACAATTTCAAAGGAATTGATATAGATTCCCTTTCAGCAATTCTGGGTCTTAGCAAAAAAGAGGTTGAAGAAAAATTGTACAGAAAAGATAATAGTCCGTTTGTCCCTGTAAAACTCAAGCAAGGACTGACTTTTGAGGAGATAGCCCGCATAGAGGCAAGGAGGTCTGATTTTCCTGGTCTTTTTGTAGAGACAGATGTTGGTAGAGAGTACCTTTTTGGAAAGGTAGGGGCACATATAATCGGTTATCTTGGCAAGATAACCTCGTCCCAATTGAATAACCCTGAATTAAGGCATTTTCCACCAGATGCATTAATAGGTCAGTGGGGAGTTGAAGCCCTTTTTGACAGCCAACTTCGTGGAATTCCGGGAGAAAGGATTATAGAGGTGGATGCACTCGGGAGAGAACTCAGAAAGATACAGGAAAGACCTCCTGTTAAAGGCACTGACATCAATCTCAGCATTGATATAAATATCCAAAAGGCTGTTGAAGATGCCTTTGGAGATAAGGCAGGTGCACTTGTAGCAATAAAACCTGATTCAGGGGAGATACTTGCTCTTGAAAGCCTCCCTTCTTTTGACCCCAACGTGTTTTCAATGGGGATAACTGCAAATGCATGGAAGTCTCTTATGGAAGATAAAAAGAAACCTATGCTGAATAGGGCAATACAGAGTCAATATCCACCCGGCTCTACATTCAAGATAATAACTGCAATAGCAGCTCTCGAAGAAGGTGTCATAAATCTTGATGCAAAGGTCAATTGCACAGGAGGGATAAATTATGGCAGGTGGACATTTGGGTGCTGGAAAAAAGGTGGGCATGGGCTTGTTGATTTTCATAGGGCTATTGTCGAGTCATGTGATGTGTATTTTTATGAGTTAGGTAAAAGGCTTGGAATAGACAGAATCTACAAGTATGCAACTGCTTTTGGTCTCGGGAAAGAGACAGGTATTGATCTCATGCCTGTAAAAGAGAAAAGGGGGTTGATTCCAAATACAGAATGGAAAAAACAAAAGAAACATCTCCCATGGTATCTTGGAGATACATTTATTTCATCTATAGGGCAGGGGTTTATTACTGCAACGCCGATGCAGATGGCTCTAATGACAGCAACCTTTGCCAATGGTGGAAAAATATATAAGCCGTCATTGATAAAGAATAATCAATCACTACAAGGAATAATACCCCTAAGGCAAGAGACTATAAAAATAATAAAAGAAGCCCTGTCTGGTGTTGTTAATGAACCAAATGGTACAGCACAGGGGGCAAAGTCATTTTTAACTGTTGTTGCCGGGAAAACAGGGACAGCACAAGTTGTTGGAAAGAAAAAAGGGCTCTCAGGCGAGCGGTTTACGGACCATGCATGGTTCGTGGCATTTGCCCCTGTTGATAGACCTGAGATAGCGATTTCTGTTTTTGTAGAGCATGGAGGAAGTGGAGGTGCAGTTGCAGCACCAATAGCAAAGAGGGCAATAGAGGCGTACCTCAAGGGTCAAAAGCCAAGAGTTACGAGTCAAGACCCGAGGAGTAGGAATCAGGAGTTACAGCATGGTGAAAATTGA
- a CDS encoding rod shape-determining protein has protein sequence MFSNDLAIDLGTANTLVYVQGRGIICNEPSVVVLRNDNRKPVAVGMEAKEMLGKTPSNIITIRPLKDGVIADFDATEEMLKYFITKAHNRKSFVSPRVIIGVPSGITQVERRAVKDAAHSSGAREVYLIEEPMAAAVGVGLPVGEPSGNMIVDIGGGTTDVAVISLDGIVYSKAVRVGGDKMDEAIIAYIKRKYNLMIGERTAEHIKVEIGSAYPTNKVEPIEVKGRDLISGIPKAINVTEDEIREALQESVGLILDTIKVTLENTPPELAADIVDRGIVLAGGGALLRGLDILIREQTGVPVIVPDDPLTAVVRGCGMMLDKLELLRKVAIATN, from the coding sequence ATGTTTTCAAATGACCTTGCCATAGATTTAGGCACAGCAAATACACTTGTCTATGTACAAGGTAGAGGTATAATCTGTAATGAGCCATCAGTCGTTGTTTTAAGAAATGATAACAGAAAACCGGTTGCAGTAGGAATGGAGGCCAAAGAGATGCTGGGGAAAACCCCATCGAACATAATAACTATAAGGCCATTAAAGGATGGTGTTATTGCAGATTTTGACGCAACAGAAGAAATGCTTAAATATTTTATAACAAAGGCACATAACCGGAAGAGTTTTGTATCTCCAAGGGTTATTATAGGAGTTCCATCAGGTATAACGCAGGTGGAGCGTCGAGCTGTAAAAGATGCAGCTCATTCATCAGGTGCAAGAGAGGTTTATCTTATAGAAGAGCCAATGGCTGCTGCTGTTGGTGTTGGCTTGCCTGTTGGTGAACCTTCAGGGAACATGATTGTTGATATTGGTGGAGGCACTACTGATGTGGCAGTCATATCGCTTGACGGCATTGTTTACAGCAAGGCTGTGCGCGTTGGTGGAGACAAAATGGACGAAGCAATAATCGCTTATATAAAGCGCAAGTATAATCTTATGATTGGTGAAAGAACTGCCGAACATATAAAAGTGGAGATTGGGTCAGCATATCCAACAAACAAGGTAGAACCAATAGAAGTAAAGGGAAGAGACCTTATTTCAGGGATCCCAAAGGCTATCAATGTCACAGAAGATGAGATAAGAGAAGCACTCCAGGAAAGCGTTGGTTTGATACTTGATACTATCAAAGTTACCCTTGAAAACACCCCTCCAGAACTTGCAGCAGATATTGTGGATAGGGGTATTGTCCTTGCTGGCGGTGGTGCACTGCTGAGGGGGCTGGATATATTGATACGAGAGCAAACAGGAGTGCCTGTTATAGTGCCGGACGACCCTCTGACAGCCGTTGTTAGGGGATGTGGTATGATGCTTGACAAACTGGAACTTCTCAGGAAGGTAGCCATAGCTACTAATTGA
- the rodA gene encoding rod shape-determining protein RodA produces MVKIDRRLIKNFDWITFSLIMSLAIIGIMTIYSATRPPLGSEEHPDFYLKQILWLFISTGVLFVIVSFDYIWFYRLSYPLYGLGILLLLIVLFIGRTSMGAQRWLSIGPISFQPSEFFRIFFILVFSSYLTNMSRNYVDKISIKNLFLFGILPLILLIKQPDLGTAILLMSLFVVLSLSKGISKKIITAIVIISLISIPFLGHIFWEGLKDYQKNRLTAFIDPDVDPAGIGYHINQSKVSIGSGGFFGKGYLKGTQGPLRFLPEKHTDFIFSVFAEEWGFIGSIVLLGIYLVLFLRGLDTAIKAKDEFGRLTALGITCMFFIYFCVNIGMTLGIMPVVGVPLPFMSYGGTALLSNFAAAGILISIRTRRFELFYP; encoded by the coding sequence ATGGTGAAAATTGATAGGAGATTGATTAAAAATTTTGACTGGATAACCTTCTCACTCATTATGTCCCTTGCTATTATAGGAATAATGACTATTTATAGTGCAACAAGACCTCCACTTGGGAGTGAAGAACATCCTGACTTTTATTTAAAGCAGATATTATGGCTTTTTATAAGTACAGGTGTTTTATTTGTTATTGTATCCTTTGACTATATATGGTTTTACAGGCTTTCCTATCCCTTATACGGACTGGGTATTCTCCTCCTTTTGATTGTCCTCTTCATTGGTAGAACAAGTATGGGAGCCCAGAGATGGTTGAGCATAGGTCCTATCTCATTTCAGCCATCTGAATTCTTCAGAATATTCTTTATACTCGTTTTTTCATCTTATCTGACAAATATGAGCAGAAATTATGTTGATAAAATTTCTATAAAAAATCTGTTTTTATTTGGTATTTTGCCATTGATACTGCTGATCAAGCAGCCAGACCTTGGAACTGCCATTCTCCTTATGTCTTTATTCGTGGTGCTTTCTCTTTCAAAAGGAATAAGTAAAAAAATAATAACAGCGATAGTAATTATCAGTCTAATATCCATTCCATTTCTTGGACACATCTTTTGGGAGGGATTGAAAGATTATCAAAAAAATCGACTCACAGCATTTATTGACCCTGATGTAGACCCTGCTGGTATAGGTTATCATATCAACCAGTCAAAGGTCTCTATAGGTTCAGGTGGTTTTTTTGGAAAAGGCTACTTGAAAGGGACACAGGGGCCATTGAGGTTTTTGCCTGAAAAACATACAGACTTTATATTCTCTGTTTTTGCAGAAGAGTGGGGCTTTATAGGGAGCATCGTGCTACTTGGAATCTACTTGGTATTATTTTTAAGAGGGTTAGATACAGCAATAAAGGCAAAAGATGAATTTGGGAGACTGACTGCACTCGGGATAACTTGTATGTTCTTCATATATTTCTGCGTTAATATAGGGATGACTCTTGGGATAATGCCTGTAGTAGGAGTGCCCTTGCCTTTTATGAGCTACGGAGGCACAGCACTCTTGAGTAATTTTGCTGCAGCAGGCATACTTATAAGCATCAGGACAAGGAGATTCGAGTTGTTTTATCCATAG
- the ribE gene encoding 6,7-dimethyl-8-ribityllumazine synthase, with amino-acid sequence MKIIEGDLQAKGLRFGIIVSRFNDFITSRLLDGAIDALVRHGAKEDDIEVVKVPGSFEIPLIAKTMASKGIYNAIICLGTVIRGATPHFDYVAAEVSKGIAAASMETGIPIAFGVITSDTIEQAVERAGTKAGNKGWDAAITAIEMAQVIRKI; translated from the coding sequence ATGAAAATAATAGAAGGAGATCTTCAAGCAAAGGGTCTAAGATTTGGTATTATTGTAAGCAGATTTAATGACTTTATTACATCAAGACTTCTTGATGGCGCTATAGATGCACTCGTAAGACATGGCGCAAAAGAAGACGACATAGAGGTAGTAAAGGTTCCTGGGTCATTTGAGATTCCACTTATTGCAAAGACAATGGCATCAAAAGGTATATATAATGCAATTATTTGTCTTGGCACAGTTATAAGAGGCGCAACACCACATTTTGATTATGTTGCAGCAGAAGTATCAAAAGGCATAGCAGCGGCATCTATGGAAACAGGAATTCCAATAGCCTTTGGCGTAATAACATCTGATACCATTGAGCAGGCTGTTGAAAGGGCTGGGACAAAAGCAGGCAATAAAGGATGGGATGCAGCAATTACAGCAATAGAAATGGCACAGGTGATTAGAAAGATTTAG
- the nusB gene encoding transcription antitermination factor NusB gives MKRRKAREYALQFLYRIDFIKVSAKNNRTKGLSDVRNNLDQFWADTGEKDLDTKVFAEDIITGTIENLKEIDMLIQKTAQKWKISRMNCIDRNILRFATYELLFRKDIPDAVTINEAIEIAKKYSTSESAAFINGILDKIAKEHFEK, from the coding sequence ATGAAAAGGAGAAAGGCACGAGAATATGCACTGCAGTTTCTTTACAGAATTGACTTTATAAAGGTATCGGCAAAAAATAATAGGACAAAAGGCCTTTCTGATGTCAGGAATAATCTTGACCAATTTTGGGCAGATACAGGAGAAAAAGACCTCGATACAAAGGTCTTTGCAGAAGACATAATTACAGGGACTATTGAAAACCTTAAAGAAATAGATATGCTAATTCAAAAAACAGCTCAGAAATGGAAAATCTCAAGGATGAACTGCATTGATAGAAACATATTGAGATTTGCCACATATGAATTATTATTTAGAAAAGACATCCCTGATGCTGTAACAATTAACGAGGCGATTGAGATTGCAAAAAAGTATTCTACATCAGAATCAGCAGCATTTATTAATGGCATTCTCGATAAGATAGCAAAAGAACATTTTGAAAAATGA
- a CDS encoding 2-hydroxyacid dehydrogenase: MKKVLYFEILNYKKENLELLKKNFELVILNNPSQITPDILKDISVIFAPLGYYFGEDIFSMSPDLKVIATNTTGVPHIDVELAAARGIHIISLRDEKEFLNTITPTAELTMGLIINITRNVISAIKSVLDGKWSRWEFGGQAMLSRMSIGIVGLGRLGKMVAKYATAFGMDISYYDPFITHDLQWIYKRCESIEELVSNVDIVSVHIPMNKENRHFFNRGVFSKFKKGSYFINTARGEVVDSEALIDALEKGIIKGAALDVLDGEFEPDFSERVLSHSLVRYAQTHDNLIITPHIAGSTEDAWYLTQRYVIEQTIEYVRRFQ, encoded by the coding sequence ATGAAGAAGGTCCTTTATTTTGAAATATTAAATTATAAAAAAGAGAATCTTGAGCTTTTGAAGAAAAACTTTGAACTGGTTATCCTTAATAATCCATCACAAATAACCCCTGACATCCTGAAGGATATATCTGTGATATTTGCACCATTAGGCTATTACTTTGGAGAGGATATTTTTTCCATGTCTCCTGACCTAAAAGTGATTGCAACCAATACAACCGGCGTTCCTCATATTGATGTTGAACTTGCAGCAGCAAGAGGCATTCATATTATTTCATTAAGGGATGAAAAAGAATTTCTCAATACAATTACACCCACGGCAGAATTAACGATGGGATTGATAATCAATATCACGAGAAATGTAATCTCTGCAATAAAATCTGTTCTTGATGGCAAGTGGAGCAGATGGGAATTCGGGGGGCAGGCGATGCTTTCAAGGATGTCTATCGGCATCGTAGGTCTTGGGAGACTTGGCAAGATGGTGGCAAAATATGCAACTGCATTTGGCATGGATATATCTTATTATGACCCTTTTATTACACATGATCTACAATGGATATATAAGAGATGTGAGAGTATAGAGGAACTGGTTTCAAATGTTGATATAGTTTCTGTGCATATACCAATGAATAAAGAAAATAGACATTTTTTTAATAGAGGTGTTTTTTCTAAATTTAAGAAGGGTTCTTATTTTATAAACACTGCGAGAGGTGAGGTAGTGGATTCAGAGGCACTTATTGATGCATTAGAAAAAGGTATTATCAAAGGCGCTGCACTGGATGTGTTAGATGGTGAGTTCGAGCCAGACTTTTCTGAAAGGGTGTTATCACATTCTTTAGTAAGATATGCTCAAACGCATGATAATCTTATTATCACGCCTCATATTGCAGGCTCAACAGAGGACGCATGGTATCTTACACAGCGATATGTTATAGAACAAACTATTGAGTATGTAAGGAGATTTCAATGA
- a CDS encoding 4Fe-4S dicluster domain-containing protein — MKEEFILNKNHLSYWLRQIRKNRELIGPMINGGNDIVFKSVEKIHEIALNCTASLPSPKEFLFPQYEPMLKMHHPSSINRQEIIDLSDKTKRVIFGVRSCDISALALLDKFYLEGYKDPYYSERRKNTIFISIVCNNPDPTCFCIGLKTGPYLENGFDIQITDLGDRYFLQADSQEGKKAVRSMSFLFSRPKKADYEDQYEVFLSSKARFHKRINLEGIRQIILSGKIRDDFWQHVSERCFECGGCVYECPLCTCFTVIDRQYSGSTERIRLWDTCMFKGFTRMTGGVLPNEKMVKRTKRWYYHKLIYYPETLGSFGCVGCGRCTITCPGKIDMASTAAKLKSLAIIDGEL, encoded by the coding sequence ATGAAAGAAGAATTCATACTCAATAAAAATCATCTCTCATATTGGTTGAGACAAATCAGAAAAAATAGAGAACTTATCGGCCCTATGATAAATGGCGGTAATGATATAGTCTTTAAGAGCGTGGAAAAAATACACGAGATTGCACTTAACTGCACTGCATCTCTGCCATCTCCAAAAGAATTCCTCTTTCCACAATATGAACCAATGCTCAAAATGCATCACCCATCAAGTATTAATCGTCAAGAAATAATAGACCTCTCAGACAAAACTAAAAGGGTCATATTCGGCGTGAGGTCATGCGACATCTCTGCACTCGCATTATTAGATAAATTCTATCTTGAAGGCTATAAAGACCCTTACTATTCAGAGAGAAGAAAAAACACCATTTTCATATCAATTGTGTGCAATAATCCTGACCCTACATGTTTCTGCATAGGATTAAAAACAGGGCCTTATTTAGAAAATGGTTTTGACATACAGATCACAGACTTGGGCGATAGATACTTTTTACAGGCAGACTCACAAGAAGGCAAAAAAGCAGTAAGGTCAATGTCATTTCTTTTTAGCAGACCTAAAAAAGCAGATTACGAAGATCAGTATGAGGTATTTCTCAGTTCAAAGGCAAGATTTCATAAAAGAATAAATTTAGAGGGTATAAGGCAGATAATTCTTTCAGGAAAAATAAGAGATGATTTCTGGCAGCATGTCTCGGAAAGGTGTTTTGAATGTGGGGGCTGTGTATATGAATGCCCTCTTTGCACATGCTTTACTGTAATAGATAGGCAATACAGCGGCAGCACTGAAAGAATAAGGCTGTGGGATACATGCATGTTCAAAGGGTTTACACGAATGACAGGAGGAGTACTGCCCAACGAAAAAATGGTCAAAAGGACAAAGAGGTGGTATTACCATAAATTGATTTATTATCCAGAAACATTGGGCAGTTTTGGATGTGTTGGGTGTGGAAGATGCACTATAACATGCCCTGGAAAAATTGATATGGCATCCACTGCAGCAAAATTAAAAAGTCTTGCCATAATAGATGGGGAGTTATAA
- a CDS encoding metallophosphoesterase family protein, with the protein MRYAVISDVHGNLEALKAVLKDIKKKKIADIVFLGDAVGYGPDPDECINILNAECQILLAGNHDHAVLGLIDIDFFNPYAKAAILWTKEKISKEHLEIMRTFPIYKEIENKKIFLVHSTPKEPESWHYLLTLWDAEVNFHYFDNKICLLGHSHQPFIIERILSGEMRTYKSKVGIGETERYIINVGSVGQPRDGDPRACYAIIDDISVELFRVEYNIKKTQDKMRIYGLPFPLIERLTRGV; encoded by the coding sequence ATGAGATATGCTGTTATCTCAGATGTCCATGGAAATCTCGAGGCACTCAAGGCTGTCCTGAAAGATATTAAAAAGAAAAAAATTGCTGACATAGTCTTTCTTGGTGATGCTGTTGGTTATGGTCCAGATCCTGATGAATGCATAAATATCTTGAATGCCGAATGCCAAATCCTCCTCGCAGGAAACCACGATCATGCAGTGCTTGGATTGATAGATATAGATTTTTTTAATCCATACGCAAAAGCAGCAATCTTATGGACAAAGGAAAAAATAAGCAAAGAACATCTTGAAATAATGAGGACATTTCCAATATATAAAGAGATAGAAAACAAAAAGATATTCCTCGTGCATTCGACACCAAAAGAACCTGAAAGTTGGCATTATCTCTTGACCCTCTGGGATGCAGAGGTTAACTTTCATTATTTTGATAATAAAATATGCCTATTAGGGCATAGCCATCAGCCATTTATAATTGAGCGGATATTATCAGGCGAGATGCGGACATACAAAAGCAAGGTAGGAATCGGAGAGACAGAAAGATATATCATAAATGTAGGAAGTGTAGGTCAACCAAGAGATGGTGACCCGAGGGCATGTTATGCAATCATTGATGATATATCTGTAGAGCTTTTTCGAGTAGAATACAATATAAAAAAGACTCAGGATAAAATGAGGATATATGGTCTGCCTTTTCCGCTTATTGAAAGATTGACAAGAGGTGTTTAA
- a CDS encoding RDD family protein, with amino-acid sequence MPYHLIVLTMPEESVKASLLLRVIAKLLDFIIIATVASTIPRVGYLAGLIYLLISDGLFDGRSIGKKVLKLRVISLPTGRAGNFRDSVLRNIPIIVTLLLYKLPFIGWLFVIVVFLLEFLLMLGNKEGMRLGDDIANTKVVEG; translated from the coding sequence ATGCCATATCATCTGATAGTATTAACAATGCCTGAGGAGAGCGTAAAGGCAAGTTTGCTGCTGAGAGTTATAGCAAAACTATTGGATTTTATTATTATAGCTACAGTAGCCAGCACAATACCTCGGGTAGGGTATCTCGCCGGTCTTATTTATCTTCTTATTAGTGATGGCCTTTTTGATGGCAGGAGCATAGGGAAGAAGGTATTAAAATTGAGAGTAATTTCCCTTCCCACCGGCAGAGCCGGAAACTTCAGAGACTCTGTGCTGAGGAATATACCAATAATAGTGACGTTGCTGTTATATAAGCTGCCATTTATCGGATGGTTATTTGTTATTGTTGTTTTTTTATTGGAGTTCCTTCTAATGCTGGGAAATAAAGAAGGTATGAGATTGGGAGATGATATAGCTAATACAAAGGTAGTGGAAGGATAG
- the mreC gene encoding rod shape-determining protein MreC has translation MSKGKKRIVILTLFSLIALILITYQHNRIPSVFFRVISYPYDVFNRFTMNIIMTSRELYDAFDENKRLKKELNAALMEKQRFAEIVQENRRLKELLSLKDHLPNYVATAKVVARGYDRLLNTLILDKGKNNGIKKDMSVITPRGLVGKIYSVRDDFSEVLLLSDPNFSAAVRLQKSRYEGVISGTGHRYCILKYIPPEEWVEKDEVVVTSGLDGIFPPGLLVGVVSSIRKEGIEFFQDIKVMPFQADTKIEEVIILSN, from the coding sequence ATGTCAAAGGGCAAAAAGAGAATCGTTATACTAACATTGTTTTCTCTGATTGCCCTTATACTGATAACATATCAGCACAACAGGATACCTTCTGTATTTTTCAGGGTTATATCTTATCCATATGATGTCTTCAACAGGTTCACCATGAATATTATCATGACATCCCGCGAACTCTATGATGCCTTTGATGAGAACAAAAGACTAAAAAAGGAACTTAATGCTGCCCTCATGGAGAAGCAGCGATTTGCAGAGATAGTTCAGGAGAACAGAAGGCTGAAGGAACTACTTTCTTTAAAGGACCATTTGCCTAATTATGTAGCTACTGCAAAGGTAGTAGCGCGTGGCTATGACAGGCTGCTCAACACCTTAATTCTTGATAAAGGAAAAAACAATGGTATAAAAAAAGATATGTCTGTTATCACACCAAGAGGTCTTGTCGGTAAAATTTATTCAGTTAGGGATGATTTTTCAGAGGTTTTACTTTTAAGTGACCCTAATTTCTCTGCTGCTGTAAGGTTGCAAAAAAGCAGGTATGAAGGGGTTATATCAGGCACAGGACATAGATACTGTATCCTCAAATATATACCTCCCGAGGAATGGGTAGAAAAAGATGAAGTGGTTGTTACATCAGGATTAGACGGTATTTTCCCTCCTGGTTTGCTCGTTGGTGTTGTCAGTAGCATTAGAAAGGAAGGAATTGAATTTTTTCAGGATATAAAGGTCATGCCATTTCAGGCTGATACAAAAATAGAAGAAGTAATTATTCTTAGCAACTAA
- a CDS encoding FAD/NAD(P)-binding protein, translating to MKNHITNRKANSNIYLPLNGKIEEIKELTNDVRLLKIRTESAIDYKPGQFFMISVWGAGEVPISATSLYKGNTTIELCIRKTGIVTTAIHSLEVGQSIGIRGPFGNGFPLDIPRGKDVIIVAGGIGIAPLRPIIKYLINNKYELGRVTLLYGSRTPDEIIFKDETEQWKESGISVILTVDKGNDSYSGNVGFVTNLWHTVRADFKNAIAYICGPEVMIKAAMRDLFFFGMSDEKIITTLEAHMKCGVGKCGHCYTGPKYICTDGPVFSYKQIKEQSILM from the coding sequence ATGAAAAATCATATAACAAACAGAAAGGCAAACAGCAATATATACCTTCCCCTGAACGGAAAAATTGAGGAAATTAAAGAACTTACCAATGATGTAAGACTATTAAAAATAAGAACAGAATCAGCAATTGATTATAAACCAGGGCAGTTTTTTATGATCTCTGTCTGGGGTGCTGGTGAGGTTCCAATATCAGCAACATCACTATACAAAGGAAATACAACAATAGAATTATGCATCAGAAAGACAGGTATTGTAACCACTGCAATACATTCTTTAGAAGTAGGCCAATCAATCGGCATAAGAGGACCTTTTGGAAATGGTTTTCCATTAGATATACCAAGAGGTAAAGATGTTATCATAGTTGCAGGTGGAATAGGAATAGCTCCACTAAGACCCATTATAAAATACCTAATAAACAATAAATACGAGTTAGGTCGAGTAACACTACTTTACGGTTCAAGAACTCCTGATGAGATTATATTCAAGGATGAGACAGAACAATGGAAAGAAAGCGGAATATCAGTAATCTTAACAGTAGATAAAGGAAACGATAGCTACAGCGGGAATGTGGGATTTGTAACAAATCTCTGGCATACGGTACGCGCAGATTTTAAAAATGCAATTGCTTATATATGCGGTCCAGAAGTTATGATCAAAGCTGCCATGAGGGACCTTTTCTTTTTCGGCATGTCAGATGAGAAAATAATCACAACATTAGAAGCACACATGAAATGTGGGGTTGGTAAATGTGGTCATTGCTATACAGGTCCAAAATACATATGCACAGATGGTCCTGTTTTTTCTTACAAGCAGATCAAAGAACAATCCATTCTAATGTAA